In the Thermoplasmata archaeon genome, GGGATCGAGAACGTCATTGCATCCGATGTGGATCCTGTGAACGGGATTTGCCTGGGACCTAATTGTCGCGATTATGAGAAGGTCAGGAGATTCAGAGAGATCTTCGGTGATGCCCGTATCAACTCATTCTATTCGGACAGCGAACACGATGCCCCATTGGCAAGATTGGCAGATAGGGCATATATGGTAAAGAACGGTCAGATAACAGAATGGATTCTGGAAAAGGAAATGGTCTAATAATCTTAAAGCCAATGCAATTTCATGGCGTTTAAGGAACAACTGGTCATCAGCGAGGATTGCATCGGATGCGGACAGTGCGTGAAGGTCTGCATCAGAGAACACCTTTCGGTGAAAGATGGAAAGGCTACCGAGGTGGATTCTGACTACTATTGTTTCAGATGCGGACACTGTGCATCTGTCTGCCCCAAGGGTGCAATAAAGCTCAAAGATTTCGTCGATTATCCATACACGCCGATCAAAGGTTCTCCGGTTGACAGTGAAGAACTTGCGAGTCTCTACAGATTCAGAAGGAGCACAAGATGGTTCGACAGACCGTGTACAGAGGAGGAGCTTTCATGTCTACTGAGATCTATCGGCTACGCACCGACTGCTGAGAACTCCCAAAAAGTTCAATATGCAGTTGTGGACCAATCGTTCGGCGATTTCATGGTCCTATTGGCTTCTATTTTACGTTCCCACAGGAATGAGCATCCACGTTTGGACCAATTCGTCAAGTATGTGGATGATGGGATGAAGGAGAAGAATAATCCGTTCACATGGGAAGGAAGGCAGCTCATCATTGCATTTGCACGCTTCCCGATCGATGCAATTATCCCCATCGCACAGTTGGATCTAATGGCATCGGCCATGGGCCTTGGAGGTTTCCATTCCAGATGGATGCTCCAGGCAGCAGAGAACGATCCTGAGAAGTTCATGTCGTTCTTCCCCGAGATTGAGCAAGGGCTCTGTGCATACGCAGTTTATGTTGTCGGTCACCCCAGAATACGCTTCAGACGTGAGGTTCCCAGGGATGAACGCAAGGTCATTTGGAAGTGATTCCAAAACTTCGTACAATGGCTAAGCACCGTTTAAATATCAGAAATCTTTCGACGATTCGTGAACAGCAGACTCCTTGCTTCAATAATCGCGGTTGCCGCGTTGACAGCATTAGTCTTGGCTGTACTCCCAGACATTACTACAGATTCAGACGGTCAATTAGAGGAAGAATCCTTGGCTTTCGAGCAACGTCCTCCGATGAGGGAAGGCAAACCCATGTCGCAAGGATTCGACGATTCCCGTCCGATTCCGCCGGAATTCATGAATTCGAACCATCCCATGGACAACATGGGCCCGAGACAACCGATTCCAATCGATAAATCGGATGCGCCTATGCCACCTAGCAAGCACCCTGAATATGATCATGATGCAACGCCTGAGGTCCTAGAGGCCAATCTGGAACCTATGGTGATCGGTGATATCGGTGTTTTCGATCCAGGTTTCGTCGAGGATGCTATAAAATTCGCTGAGGATAGAGGAATGCATGATATCGCGGAGATTCTGAAGAAGAAGCTCTGCGCGATTATTGAACAGTACATGCGCTCATCATCGTCTCTCAACTCGGCAGATACACGTGCTAGCGGATTCGACGATGAAGTGGATGAAGAAGTTCAGTTCGAACTTG is a window encoding:
- a CDS encoding 4Fe-4S dicluster domain-containing protein, whose protein sequence is MAFKEQLVISEDCIGCGQCVKVCIREHLSVKDGKATEVDSDYYCFRCGHCASVCPKGAIKLKDFVDYPYTPIKGSPVDSEELASLYRFRRSTRWFDRPCTEEELSCLLRSIGYAPTAENSQKVQYAVVDQSFGDFMVLLASILRSHRNEHPRLDQFVKYVDDGMKEKNNPFTWEGRQLIIAFARFPIDAIIPIAQLDLMASAMGLGGFHSRWMLQAAENDPEKFMSFFPEIEQGLCAYAVYVVGHPRIRFRREVPRDERKVIWK